The following coding sequences lie in one Haladaptatus sp. DJG-WS-42 genomic window:
- the lhgO gene encoding L-2-hydroxyglutarate oxidase, with the protein MTSHDVAIIGGGCVGLSVAKHLAARTDLDVAVLEKEHHLAAHQSGRNSGVLHPGFNYPPESKKARFATEGTRRMKAYCAEHDIPCDELGVLVVATNDKEERRLHDLAEQAEANGVEWEILESQAEIRKHEPHAVGQAALYAPEAASVDSQQYVYTLAREVQKAGVSLYLGHAVSRIRHTETGYCLTTSNSTINADYLVNAAGLHADTLAKQVGVGEQYQVVPFRGEYYELTPEKAHLCQTMIYPTPDPELPFLGVHYTRRADGKVIVGPNAVLAFGREAYKNTQFDLEELKETLTYDGFLKLIASPMMLKVAWDELNKSYRKEKFAEASQKLVPEVREADLNKSYAGIRAQLVTDDGELVKDPLFIETDDAVHILNAVSPGLTSSLPFGEEIAKKIEAKE; encoded by the coding sequence ATGACCAGCCACGATGTCGCCATCATCGGCGGTGGCTGCGTCGGGTTATCGGTCGCAAAGCACCTCGCCGCGCGCACTGACCTCGACGTCGCCGTCCTCGAAAAAGAGCATCACCTCGCTGCCCACCAGAGCGGTCGCAATTCAGGCGTTCTCCATCCCGGCTTCAACTATCCGCCAGAATCGAAAAAAGCGCGATTCGCCACCGAAGGCACCCGCCGGATGAAAGCCTACTGCGCAGAACACGACATCCCGTGTGACGAACTCGGCGTCCTCGTCGTCGCGACGAACGACAAAGAAGAACGCCGCCTCCACGACCTTGCAGAGCAGGCGGAAGCAAACGGCGTCGAATGGGAGATTCTGGAATCACAAGCCGAAATCCGCAAACACGAACCGCACGCCGTTGGCCAAGCGGCCCTCTACGCGCCGGAAGCCGCATCCGTGGACTCCCAACAGTACGTCTACACGCTCGCCCGCGAAGTGCAGAAAGCCGGCGTCTCGCTCTACCTCGGCCACGCCGTCTCACGGATTCGCCACACGGAGACGGGCTACTGTCTCACCACGTCTAACAGCACCATCAACGCCGACTACCTCGTGAACGCCGCCGGACTTCATGCGGACACCCTCGCGAAGCAGGTCGGCGTCGGAGAACAGTATCAGGTCGTCCCCTTTCGCGGCGAGTACTACGAACTCACCCCCGAGAAAGCCCACCTCTGTCAAACGATGATTTACCCGACGCCCGACCCAGAACTACCGTTTCTTGGGGTTCACTACACCCGCCGCGCAGACGGGAAGGTCATCGTCGGTCCGAACGCTGTCCTCGCCTTCGGCCGCGAAGCCTACAAGAATACGCAGTTCGACCTCGAAGAACTGAAAGAGACGCTGACGTACGACGGCTTCCTGAAACTCATCGCCTCGCCGATGATGCTCAAAGTGGCGTGGGACGAACTCAATAAATCGTATCGAAAGGAGAAGTTCGCAGAAGCCTCCCAGAAGTTGGTCCCCGAGGTGCGCGAAGCAGACTTGAACAAGAGTTATGCAGGCATTCGCGCCCAACTCGTGACCGACGATGGCGAACTCGTCAAAGACCCGTTGTTCATCGAAACCGATGACGCTGTTCACATCTTAAACGCTGTTTCTCCCGGCCTAACGTCCTCGCTGCCGTTCGGTGAGGAGATTGCGAAAAAGATAGAAGCAAAGGAGTGA